Proteins co-encoded in one Bacteroidota bacterium genomic window:
- a CDS encoding beta-ketoacyl synthase: MKKKFVAAHSIVSPLGFTSLDNFNQLKAGTSGIRYIANIDYSPLPYWASQLNKQEVASQIGAESEAYTYFEQLCILSILKATQQTQIDLHSDKTLLILSTTKGNIELLKQNKFDPSRVYLHQSAKALQQFFNTKNTPIVISNACVSGVLALNVAASLLDSNRFSTIIVCGADTVCEFTISGFEAFKALSDGPCLPFDKNRNGTSLGEGAACIILNNEKESEFELLPGASSNDANHISGPSRDGEGLFIAIEKSLRANNTADIDFISAHGTGTIFNDEMESKAFNRAGLQHVATNSLKGYYGHTFGAAGIIESVITLESMRHNFLIASKGFAEKSENIQLSIIKESRSHKINTALKTASGFGGCNAALLFQKTA, from the coding sequence ATGAAAAAAAAGTTTGTTGCAGCTCATTCAATTGTTTCACCACTTGGATTTACAAGCCTCGATAATTTTAATCAGCTAAAAGCAGGAACTTCCGGAATTCGCTACATTGCGAATATTGATTACTCTCCCCTTCCCTACTGGGCTTCCCAATTAAATAAGCAAGAAGTAGCCTCACAAATTGGAGCTGAATCTGAAGCATATACCTATTTTGAACAATTGTGTATACTGTCGATTTTAAAAGCTACACAACAAACGCAAATTGATTTACACAGTGATAAAACTTTGCTTATTTTATCAACTACCAAGGGGAATATAGAACTTTTAAAGCAAAATAAATTTGACCCATCGCGCGTTTATTTGCATCAAAGCGCGAAGGCATTGCAACAATTTTTTAACACAAAAAATACTCCAATTGTTATTTCTAATGCTTGTGTTTCGGGTGTATTGGCGCTGAATGTGGCTGCAAGCTTACTTGATTCAAATAGGTTCTCAACTATTATTGTTTGTGGTGCAGATACCGTATGTGAATTTACTATTTCTGGCTTTGAGGCTTTTAAAGCATTGAGTGATGGGCCCTGCTTGCCATTCGATAAAAACAGAAATGGAACCAGTTTAGGGGAAGGTGCAGCTTGTATTATTTTGAACAACGAAAAAGAATCTGAATTTGAATTGTTGCCCGGAGCGAGCAGTAATGATGCAAACCATATTTCAGGACCTTCACGCGATGGAGAAGGTCTTTTTATAGCGATTGAAAAAAGCTTACGTGCAAACAATACTGCGGACATTGATTTTATTTCGGCACATGGCACGGGTACTATTTTTAATGATGAAATGGAGTCAAAAGCTTTTAACCGCGCCGGATTACAACATGTTGCCACCAATAGTTTAAAAGGATATTATGGCCATACATTTGGAGCTGCCGGAATTATTGAATCGGTAATTACCCTCGAAAGCATGCGACATAATTTTCTAATTGCATCAAAAGGTTTTGCTGAAAAAAGCGAAAATATTCAGCTCTCTATAATTAAAGAGTCTCGTTCTCATAAAATTAATACAGCCTTAAAAACTGCTTCCGGTTTTGGTGGATGCAATGCTGCTTTGCTATTTCAAAAAACGGCATAA